The Tamandua tetradactyla isolate mTamTet1 chromosome 13, mTamTet1.pri, whole genome shotgun sequence genome segment AAACCAGATTTTCACAGCTTCCACCCAAGTCTAGATCTATACTATCAGAAAAACTGCAAAAGTTTCTAAGATATCCTACTTATGTCTAGACTCTCCCtgtcccaatttattttatataccaTGGAATGATTACTCTACTTTAATCACTGTTTTTATTGTGTTCCTTCCTTGCTCCAGAGTCTTTATCAAATCTAACTACTTTGGAAATCAAGACCATCCATCAACTTGCccttttctataattaaaaaaaatttaatatacacACGtgaacacactcacacacccacagactatttatacacacacacacacacacacacacattttcctgTTAAGACCTTTGGAAGACTAAACAGATTGACTTGCTCACAAATGATCtgctcattatttcctttctctccctgctATATCCCAAGTCTACCCTCATCTCTAATAATGCTCTCTCAATTTTCTTTCAAACCTCCCTTAAATAAATTGTTCCTGTTTGATAGCTCTACCTGTGGCATACTGTGAATTTAAGGATGCAGTTAATGATGTAACATTTACAGTTCTTTATAGGCTCTCGGTGTgggtttgtgtgcatgtgtgctttaGATACTGTGGTTTGACCATATCCCTTATTGGCCAGGAAAGGTGTGTTTTATACCCCCATCTGCTCCCCAAACCaaacagacacacatgcacatccTTAAAGCACTGCCCTATGGGACACTGACAACTTCTTGGTGAACTGAGGCTGTTTTTCATACTCCTTAGCCTTGGAATCCTTTGCTCAAACAAAATATCACCTGGAAAAACATTTACATAAATTTTGGTTGAATTAGGAAGCCTTAAAGATCTATCCTTTGGTCTACTACTTCTGATCTCTATTTTCATGACTATAGCAACCtatgaatttgaaaattattgaaaaaccaaaaaaaaaaaggaaaagttattaGTTATTAAACTAATAACTAAATCATGATTAAACGTAGCCTCTTAAAACTCTCTGTCTGATGATTTCTACCCCCTCATCAGTGTTTCTGAATGGCTCGAACATGCATCAGGAACGGGGGAGCTGGCTAGTTAAAACAGTGAGCAAGGTTGCCTAAGGTCCTACATTTAAGCGTGttgttttttcccttcccttctcttcctcaccTTTCCCTAGATGGACTTGGGCATTCCAGCAATGACCAAGTGTTGCAACCAGCTGGATGTTTGCTATGATACTTGTGGAGCCAATAAATATCGCTGCGATGCAAAATTCCGATGGTGTCTCCACTCGATCTGCTCTGACCTGAAGAGGAGTCTGGGCTTCGTGTCCAATGTGGAAGGTGGGCTTATTAAGGGCATTTACTTGCAGCGGAGGGTCTTGCTCCTGTTTTCACACAGAGTTGTGGCTAGAGCCCTGTTACTCAAGGGGGCCAGCCGAACGTACCACactttctataaagaaaaataccatgatagatgcaaaaaaaaatgcaaaggaagATTCTGGGCACCGCTTCCCTACAGTTCTTGCTGTTCTGCCCAGGAGCTACTGGCACTACTCCGGATGGAAGGGGCCACACCAAAGCCtacccagagaaataaaacatctATCCTTTCAGACCAGAGAGTCGCCCAGCTGGGACTGGTTAGCCATTCCACTGTTAAATAATTTTCCATATCAGAACTTATTCTGTATAGGACCACTGGTTTGCTTTAAGCCCTTTTCCCTTTATTCTCTGTCagggaagaatttaaaaaaaaattattttatgtggaaaggtatatatatatatatatatatatatacttgaggataattatttttaaacaactgCTTAGCTACCTAATTTCTAGCACTCATTCTCTAAATTCTTTTTCCTAATTCACCATAGGGAAAGTTTTGATCTGACTTCTGAAACCAGCACATTACACTAGTTTGACATAGTTTTAGATAGTAAAGGTTGAAATTCAAGCTGGCCCCAAGCCGCAGAGAGAGTCAGCAGTTGAAGGATTTTGGGATCTTATTCTTAGCTCAATGTTTGGTCCTAAAGTAAATGGGTAAGGGCTTGAGAAGATAAATAATTAATCAGGCCCTGTAAAGGGAAATATCATTCCATCTACTGCCTGCTGCTAATCTAGGGTCAGGTCAAGTTACATTTTCCAAGTCATGTCCTATTGAttccttctgctaaatatctCTTTGATAGTCCCACTTGCCTGGTTACTGCAAATTAGCCCAGTCTCTGGGCTCCATCCAATCTCTTTTCCCCATAGGGACCAGATATATTTTTATACCACATGAATCTGATCATCTCCACCTCCTAAAAGCCCTAAAATAAACTCTTCTTCCGTAAGGATGAAATCCTAACGCCTCACTATGACATTCAAGGTCCTCCCTTATCCAGCCTTAGCTAACCTTTCCAGCAAGTTCTTGGTTACTCTGGGTTCCTCTCTTCACTCCATTTCAAACTACTTGGATTGATGGCCCACACCTCTCTGCCCCTGCagttccctctacctggaataCCTGGGTCGTTCTTTTGTCGTTAGTGTGGAAACACTTTTATTAAGATATGAGCCACATACTGTAcaccatttaaagtatacagtgtAATGGTTTCTACTATGTTCTCAGAGATGTGAAtcaacaccacaatcaattttggagCATCTTTGTCATTCCCCAAAGTAACCCATGTCCATTAGTCATCACTCTCCCGTCCTTTCCCCAACTCTAGGCAACCACTGACCTTCTTTTTATCTATGTGTTTGCCTGTTCTatacatttcacataaatggaatcatacaatatgtggtctttcgTGAGTGGCTTCGTTCACTCACCATACTGTTTACAGGTCTCACCTGTATCCTAGTATGCATCGTACTTCATTTCCCTGATCATTGTTGAAGTTTGAATTTAGATATCTCGCCTCCTCTGAGATGCCTTCCTAAGTAATCCTTACCCTTTATTTGGTCTCCCATAGCGTCTTGGGGTTACTTTCATCACGTTGTAGTGTAGTAACCTGTTTGTCCATCCTGTCCAACTCTTTGTCCAAACTGTGAGATCTTTGACAGGGATGATGCCTATCTTCTCTTTATCCCTGGCACCTAACAGAGTGACTGACCAGCATATCCaacacatacacatttttttttcagtgaaagaaTGATCGTTCATCCTTTACTCGAGCAGGGAAAGCTATAGGAAACATGGTTGTGTTATCTGAGCGACTACTTACAAAAATAGTAAGTTTCCCATGAGGTTAGCATAATAGTAGGATGGGAAATTCTGGTTCCTAAACAAGGTTCTGCTGGGGACCCACAGAAGGAGGGTACACAAAACGTATCCTGCTTTATTGGACTGAGTGGCAACAGCTCTGAAAGATTTCAACGtatgcttttccttttaattctatACTTGGACTATTACCTCTACTTCCCTCTGGGTGTTGTGCCACCCTGAAAAAACATGGCATCTTCAAAATTACTCGGACTACTTGGAGTAGTCCTGTATATTAATCCTTGTATATTTCATCATCTTTTTCAAGTAGCCTGTGACTCGCTGGCCGATACTGTGTTCAATACCGTATGGACCTTGGGCTGCCGGCCCTTTATGAATAGTCAACGGGCAGCCTGCATCTGCACAGAAGAGGAGAAACAAGAGTTATGAGGAAGAGGTGATGCCTTCCTGTGTCCGCCTGACTGATACCACAGCTGCAGATCTTGGAGAGAGCAGTGAGGCTGATGATGTTTCCCATCCTTTCTTAACAGCTGGGATACCACAGAGCAGGAGGAAGGAAACATTGTTTTACAGTTGAAAAGTGAGTCAGATCCTTTGAGAACTGGGCTAAAAAAAAAGGTGTGGCCTGAAGGCTACTCTTTAGTTTAACACCAAGACACATCTGCTCGGaaattcagttcttagcttaAAGACTAAGTAAACCCAAGGATTCTGGCCTTGATAATTATATTCATAAGTGAAAATTTGGAGGAGTCCAACCATTTGGGAGGCAATGACTTTCCTCTGTCCCATGTTTCAGTTGTCAGGAAGCATTTCACatgtaataaaatgtattttttagaaAACTTGAAAAGAGGTGAATGAATTCCATCTATCACCATTGTGTTTCCATTTCACTTAGAAGAGAACAGAACATAACCTGAGTTTCACAAATGGTATTTTTACTGGTGCTGAAGAGATAAAAACAGGTGGGCAGGGTTAGAGGCTTACCTGATGAAAGCCAATGGAAATGGAGACGACGTTCAGATGGAGTGAAGTCTCTGAGTTTCTATCTTTTCCTTCAGTGACTATCTTTCTTGGTATATCAGACTTGGTACTCACAGTCTGAGTTATTAGAGTCATGTTAAGATTGGAGAAATAGGTGGTGGGAGTAACCAACAGAGATAGCTAGGAAAGTTCTTGAAATCTGAGGGGAGTGAGAGACAAATAGTAACCATTTCCTAAATCATGGTCGGCAACACTGACTTGTGattagaatcacctgaggagCTTTAAAAAccgcaattaaaaaaaatctctggggAAGTGCCTACAGCTTGGTATTTTGTAAacactccccaggtgattctgatgagcTGTGAAAGTTGAACACCACTAATCTAGAGCAGAGGGTACCAACTATGGCCCCAGGTCCAAATCTAGCACAGCCtactttataacattttattggaATACGGCCACATATTGTCTCTGGCTGCTTCTGCGCTTTGAAGGCAGAATTTAGTATTTGTAATAAAGACAGTACAAAACCTAAACTATTGACcatttggccctttacagaaaacgtTTGCTGACCCCCAACCTAGATAATTTTCttgtttcccttccttttcttaatttcactgACTTTATTAAGAATTGTGGATTGTAgccatttaaaacaaaacaaaacattt includes the following:
- the PLA2G12B gene encoding group XIIB secretory phospholipase A2-like protein isoform X3, with translation MKVAAGFVVLWLGLGGGLAQTDTNPNTEESYSDWGLRHIRDSFESVNGYFDSFLELLGGKNGVCQYRCRYGKAPMPRPGYKAQEPNGCSSYFLGLKMDLGIPAMTKCCNQLDVCYDTCGANKYRCDAKFRWCLHSICSDLKRSLGFVSNVEVACDSLADTVFNTVWTLGCRPFMNSQRAACICTEEEKQEL